One Streptomyces sp. V4I8 genomic window carries:
- a CDS encoding diacylglycerol kinase, translating to MAEVATFAMSDQLLVVIDPAARRTDGESVRIAKDVLSAGAATKVCLPDDPDEFARALTRRGSRRPVVIGDDRALIRAVTLLHRQRELAECVLSVVPVGGALSLAGSLGVPTGAVAAARAVLDGVERRLDLLVDDSDGVVLGGLRIPPIRDPAAPDGATAVGAGAGRPWLRTCQSLVRTLVPARGSSPAASGPSRLRVEVDGTTLVDLDQPVEAVSVAPGADGAAEVEVRPLSVGAEATPLLAAGRTVTVSGAHFRYRADTEVSGPVRTRTWVVREGAWGLTVPAAG from the coding sequence ATGGCCGAGGTGGCGACTTTCGCGATGTCCGATCAGCTGCTGGTGGTGATCGATCCGGCTGCCCGGCGGACGGACGGGGAGTCCGTCAGGATCGCGAAAGACGTGCTCAGCGCGGGTGCGGCGACGAAGGTGTGTCTGCCGGACGATCCGGACGAGTTCGCCCGCGCGCTGACCCGCAGGGGGTCGCGGCGGCCCGTGGTCATCGGTGACGACCGGGCGCTGATCCGTGCGGTGACCCTGCTGCACCGGCAGCGGGAGCTGGCCGAATGCGTGCTGTCGGTGGTGCCCGTCGGCGGTGCGCTGTCGCTGGCCGGATCCCTCGGGGTGCCGACGGGGGCGGTGGCGGCGGCCCGGGCCGTACTGGACGGCGTGGAGCGGCGCCTGGACCTGCTCGTGGACGACAGCGACGGCGTGGTGCTGGGCGGGCTGCGGATCCCGCCGATACGGGACCCCGCCGCGCCGGACGGGGCCACCGCGGTGGGGGCGGGTGCGGGGCGGCCCTGGTTGCGGACCTGCCAGTCGCTCGTACGGACGCTGGTGCCGGCCCGGGGCTCCTCCCCGGCCGCGTCCGGCCCGTCCCGGCTGCGCGTCGAGGTCGACGGGACGACCCTGGTGGACCTCGACCAGCCGGTGGAGGCGGTGTCGGTCGCGCCGGGCGCCGACGGGGCGGCCGAGGTGGAGGTACGCCCGCTCTCGGTGGGCGCCGAGGCCACGCCACTGCTGGCCGCGGGGCGGACCGTGACCGTGTCGGGGGCGCATTTCCGGTACCGGGCGGACACGGAGGTGTCGGGGCCGGTGCGGACGCGGACGTGGGTGGTCCGGGAGGGGGCTTGGGGGCTCACGGTGCCGGCGGCGGGGTGA
- a CDS encoding serine/threonine-protein kinase, with amino-acid sequence MEKLGSGDPQQIGAYRLLARLGAGGMGDVYLARSERGRTVAVKLVRRELAAQEEFRARFRQEVQAARQVGGFWTAPVLDADTEAEVPWVATGYVAGPSLQQVVGRDHGALPERSVRILAAGLAHALKDIHAAGIVHRDLKPSNVLVTIDGPRVIDFGIARALETVGESGLTRTGALVGSPGFMAPEQVRGDRITPACDVFCLGSVLAYAATGKLPFGSVDSGAHALMFRIAQEEPDLEGVPEGIADLVRDCLRKDPGARPTMDRILERTGAEDTVSGGRSRDPWLPSALVAQLGRHAVRLLDTEDPVGPVGPNGSVGPAGSMGPAGPAEAGGAATPVRDGGPGAAGSGAHGSPGSSGPGHPGSPGSGGAPGSAEPTPAASPEHAPAAAATPPDQLPTVAAAQSGPTPPPPGPGTPPGGPFGEAAAPGGTPAHPAYGSPQQHPQPSQHPQQPGYGYPPADPNPPYGPAPAYGPNPPYGPTPPYGPPGPYLPAPPPEAPHRSGRSTVVLVLVALVVALAAGGSVYALMNGGGDDSAGGGPTGGPNTATHSPTEPTTSGPTDPATSPSPTDTAPADGAVPTRYLGTWTASIDNATGENSRRLTIRQGEVGDKVLSLVADGPAGSGTYHCEFEATLTEAPDGDGPLAIGPSTVTSGEPATSCSPGEATEITLLPDGRLERVNTSSGEKLTYTRQ; translated from the coding sequence ATGGAGAAGCTGGGATCGGGTGATCCGCAGCAGATCGGGGCGTATCGGCTGCTGGCGCGGCTGGGGGCGGGCGGCATGGGGGACGTCTATCTCGCCCGCTCCGAGCGCGGCCGTACCGTCGCCGTGAAACTCGTACGGCGGGAGCTGGCCGCGCAGGAGGAGTTCCGCGCCCGGTTCCGGCAGGAGGTGCAGGCGGCGCGGCAGGTCGGCGGGTTCTGGACCGCGCCGGTGCTCGACGCGGACACCGAGGCCGAGGTGCCCTGGGTCGCCACCGGGTATGTCGCCGGGCCCAGCCTGCAGCAGGTCGTCGGGCGTGACCACGGGGCGTTGCCCGAGCGGTCGGTACGGATCCTGGCGGCGGGCCTCGCGCACGCGCTCAAGGACATCCATGCCGCGGGGATCGTGCACCGGGATCTGAAACCGTCCAATGTGCTGGTCACCATCGACGGCCCGCGCGTCATCGACTTCGGGATCGCCCGTGCGCTGGAGACCGTGGGCGAGAGCGGGCTCACGCGCACCGGCGCGCTGGTCGGATCGCCGGGGTTCATGGCGCCCGAGCAGGTGCGCGGGGACCGGATCACGCCCGCGTGCGACGTGTTCTGCCTGGGCTCGGTGCTCGCGTACGCCGCGACCGGCAAGCTGCCCTTCGGCTCCGTCGACAGCGGCGCGCACGCCTTGATGTTCCGGATCGCCCAGGAGGAGCCCGATCTGGAGGGCGTGCCCGAGGGGATCGCCGACCTCGTGCGGGACTGCCTTCGGAAGGACCCCGGCGCCCGGCCGACGATGGACCGGATCCTGGAGCGCACGGGCGCCGAGGACACCGTCTCCGGCGGCCGGTCCCGGGACCCGTGGCTGCCGAGCGCGCTGGTGGCGCAGTTGGGGCGGCATGCGGTGCGGTTGCTGGACACGGAGGATCCGGTGGGTCCGGTGGGGCCGAACGGTTCGGTGGGTCCGGCCGGTTCGATGGGGCCGGCCGGTCCGGCAGAGGCCGGGGGTGCGGCGACCCCAGTGCGCGACGGCGGCCCGGGGGCGGCGGGCTCCGGTGCCCACGGTTCACCTGGTTCATCCGGCCCCGGGCATCCGGGTTCGCCCGGTTCCGGCGGTGCACCTGGTTCCGCCGAGCCGACCCCCGCGGCCTCTCCCGAGCACGCTCCGGCCGCCGCGGCGACGCCGCCGGACCAACTCCCCACCGTGGCCGCGGCCCAGAGCGGTCCGACCCCACCGCCGCCGGGCCCGGGCACCCCTCCGGGCGGCCCCTTCGGAGAGGCCGCCGCCCCCGGCGGAACCCCGGCCCACCCGGCGTACGGCTCCCCGCAACAGCACCCGCAGCCTTCGCAGCACCCGCAGCAGCCGGGGTACGGCTATCCCCCCGCCGACCCGAACCCGCCCTACGGCCCCGCCCCCGCGTACGGCCCGAATCCGCCGTACGGCCCCACCCCGCCCTACGGCCCACCCGGGCCGTATCTCCCCGCGCCCCCGCCCGAAGCCCCCCACCGCAGCGGACGTTCGACGGTGGTGCTCGTCCTCGTCGCGCTGGTCGTCGCGCTCGCCGCCGGTGGTTCGGTGTACGCCCTCATGAACGGCGGCGGGGACGACAGCGCGGGCGGCGGTCCGACGGGCGGTCCCAACACCGCGACCCACTCCCCGACCGAGCCCACGACCTCCGGTCCGACCGACCCGGCCACCTCCCCGAGCCCGACGGACACCGCACCCGCGGACGGCGCGGTCCCGACCCGGTACCTGGGCACCTGGACGGCCTCGATCGACAACGCCACCGGCGAGAACTCACGCCGGCTGACCATCCGGCAGGGCGAGGTGGGCGACAAGGTGCTCTCCCTCGTCGCCGACGGTCCCGCCGGCAGCGGCACCTACCACTGCGAGTTCGAGGCGACGCTCACCGAAGCACCCGACGGGGACGGGCCGTTGGCGATCGGCCCCTCCACGGTCACGTCCGGCGAGCCCGCCACCTCCTGCTCCCCCGGCGAGGCCACCGAGATCACGCTGCTGCCGGACGGCAGGCTGGAGCGGGTGAACACGAGCAGCGGGGAGAAGCTGACGTACACCAGACAGTAA
- a CDS encoding adenylosuccinate synthase, translating to MPALVLLGAQWGDEGKGKATDLLGGSVDYVVRYQGGNNAGHTVVVGDQKYALHLLPSGILSPGCTPVIGNGVVVDPSVLFSELNGLNERGVDTSKLLISGNAHIITPYNVTVDKVTERFLGKRKIGTTGRGIGPTYADKINRVGIRVQDLYDESILTQKVEAALDAKNQILTKLYNRRAIAVDQVVEELLGYADKLQPYVADTVLVLNQALEADKVVLFEGGQGTLLDIDHGTYPFVTSSNPTAGGACTGAGVGPTKISRVIGILKAYTTRVGSGPFPTELFDEDGEALRRIGGERGVTTGRDRRCGWFDAVIARYATRVNGLTDFFLTKLDVLTGWEQIPVCVAYEIDGKRVEELPYSQSDFHHAKPVYEMLPGWSEDISKAKSFSDLPKNAQAYVKALEEMSGAPISAIGVGPGRDETIEINSFL from the coding sequence GTGCCCGCACTTGTGCTGCTCGGTGCTCAGTGGGGTGACGAAGGCAAGGGAAAGGCGACGGACCTGCTAGGCGGATCCGTCGACTATGTGGTGCGCTACCAAGGCGGCAACAACGCCGGCCACACGGTAGTCGTGGGTGATCAGAAGTACGCCCTCCACCTGCTCCCTTCCGGAATCCTGTCCCCGGGGTGCACCCCGGTCATCGGCAACGGTGTCGTCGTCGACCCGTCGGTCCTGTTCTCCGAGCTGAACGGGCTGAACGAGCGCGGCGTCGACACGTCCAAGCTCCTGATCAGCGGTAACGCTCACATCATCACGCCGTACAACGTGACGGTGGACAAGGTGACGGAACGCTTCCTCGGGAAGCGGAAGATCGGGACGACCGGCCGCGGCATCGGGCCGACCTACGCGGACAAGATCAACCGTGTCGGCATCCGGGTCCAGGACCTCTACGACGAGTCAATCCTGACCCAGAAGGTCGAGGCGGCCCTCGACGCCAAGAACCAGATCCTCACCAAGCTCTACAACCGGCGCGCGATCGCCGTCGACCAGGTGGTCGAGGAGCTGCTGGGCTACGCCGACAAGCTCCAGCCGTACGTCGCCGACACGGTCCTGGTCCTCAACCAGGCCCTGGAGGCCGACAAGGTCGTCCTCTTCGAGGGCGGCCAGGGCACGCTCCTCGACATCGATCACGGCACGTACCCCTTCGTCACCTCCTCCAACCCGACCGCGGGCGGTGCCTGCACCGGCGCCGGAGTCGGCCCGACGAAGATCAGCCGCGTCATCGGCATCCTCAAGGCGTACACCACCCGCGTCGGCTCGGGTCCCTTCCCGACCGAGCTCTTCGACGAGGACGGCGAGGCGCTGCGCCGCATCGGCGGCGAGCGGGGTGTGACGACCGGCCGTGACCGCCGCTGCGGCTGGTTCGACGCGGTGATCGCCCGGTACGCGACCCGCGTGAACGGCCTGACCGACTTCTTCCTCACCAAGCTGGACGTCCTGACCGGCTGGGAGCAGATCCCGGTCTGCGTGGCGTACGAGATCGACGGCAAGCGCGTCGAGGAGCTCCCGTACTCCCAGAGCGACTTCCACCACGCGAAGCCGGTCTACGAGATGCTGCCGGGCTGGAGCGAGGACATCAGCAAGGCCAAGTCCTTCTCCGACCTCCCGAAGAACGCCCAGGCGTACGTCAAGGCGCTGGAGGAGATGTCCGGCGCGCCGATCTCCGCGATCGGCGTGGGTCCGGGCCGGGACGAGACGATCGAGATCAACTCGTTCCTGTAG
- a CDS encoding GntR family transcriptional regulator, which yields MPGTGGNGSVTRSTLRQQIADALRDEVLAGRLQAGREFTVKEIAEQYGVSATPVREALVDLSAQGLLEADQHRGFRVHEYSVADYRGIIEARGLVTTGMFQVLADDTARHRDPDDPRVHDAVVGVRRRAEEAQRAATAGDLTVLIGYDLRFWRELGALFGNAYLSDFLHRLRVQSWVCAVQHLRHLDDLRGHLWCRHTDLVDALMRRDLLAARAIIAEHDADSLALIERLAGG from the coding sequence ATGCCCGGCACCGGCGGCAACGGCTCCGTGACGCGGAGCACCCTGCGGCAGCAGATCGCGGACGCGCTGCGCGACGAGGTGCTGGCCGGGCGGCTCCAGGCAGGCCGGGAGTTCACCGTCAAGGAGATCGCCGAGCAGTACGGGGTGTCCGCGACCCCCGTCCGCGAAGCGCTCGTCGACCTCTCCGCACAGGGACTCCTCGAAGCCGACCAGCACCGCGGCTTCCGCGTGCACGAGTACTCCGTGGCGGACTACCGCGGCATCATCGAGGCCCGCGGCCTGGTCACCACCGGCATGTTCCAGGTCCTGGCCGACGACACGGCCCGCCACCGGGACCCGGACGACCCCCGAGTCCACGACGCCGTCGTCGGGGTGCGCCGCCGCGCCGAGGAGGCCCAGCGCGCCGCCACGGCGGGCGACCTCACCGTGCTCATCGGCTACGACCTGCGCTTCTGGCGTGAGCTCGGCGCCCTCTTCGGCAACGCCTACCTCTCCGACTTCCTGCACCGGCTGCGGGTGCAGTCCTGGGTCTGCGCGGTCCAGCATCTGCGCCACCTCGACGATCTGCGCGGCCATCTGTGGTGCCGGCACACCGACCTGGTCGACGCCCTGATGCGCCGCGACCTGCTCGCGGCCCGCGCGATCATCGCCGAACACGACGCGGACTCGCTCGCCCTGATCGAGCGCCTGGCGGGCGGGTGA
- a CDS encoding aspartate aminotransferase family protein, with translation MTPQPDPEAGAAVKAADRAHVFHSWSAQELIDPLAVAGAEGSYFWDYDGRRYLDFTSGLVYTNIGYQHPKVVAAIQEQAAHLTTFAPAFAIEARSEAARLIAERTPGDLDKIFFTNGGADAVEHAVRMARLHTGRPKVLAAYRSYHGGTQQAVNITGDPRRWASDSAAAGVVHFWAPFLYRSRFYAETEEQECARALEHLETTIAFEGPSTVAAIILETIPGTAGIMLPPPGYLAGVREICDKYGIVFILDEVMAGFGRAGEWFAADLYDVTPDLLTFAKGVNSGYVPLGGVAISGAVAESFAKRPYPGGLTYSGHPLACAAAVATINVMAEEGVVENAARLGADVVGPGLRELAERHPCVGEVRGVGMFWAVELVRNRETREPLVPYNAAGDANAPMAAFGSAAKAGGVWPFINMNRTHVVPPCNATEAELKEGLAVLDAALAVADEYTAP, from the coding sequence ATGACCCCTCAGCCAGATCCCGAGGCCGGCGCCGCCGTGAAGGCCGCGGACCGTGCGCACGTGTTTCACTCCTGGTCCGCACAGGAGCTCATCGACCCGCTCGCCGTCGCCGGCGCGGAGGGGTCGTACTTCTGGGACTACGACGGCAGGCGCTACCTCGACTTCACCAGCGGACTCGTCTACACCAACATCGGCTACCAGCACCCGAAGGTCGTCGCCGCGATACAGGAGCAGGCCGCACACCTGACCACCTTCGCGCCCGCCTTCGCCATCGAGGCCCGGTCGGAGGCGGCGCGGCTGATCGCCGAGCGGACGCCGGGTGACCTGGACAAGATCTTCTTCACCAACGGCGGCGCGGACGCCGTGGAGCACGCGGTGCGGATGGCCCGGCTGCACACGGGCCGCCCGAAGGTGCTGGCGGCGTACCGGTCGTATCACGGCGGCACCCAGCAGGCCGTGAACATCACCGGGGACCCGCGCCGCTGGGCCTCAGACAGCGCCGCGGCCGGTGTCGTGCACTTCTGGGCGCCCTTCCTCTACCGCTCCCGCTTCTACGCCGAGACCGAGGAGCAGGAGTGCGCGCGGGCCCTGGAGCATCTGGAGACGACGATCGCCTTCGAAGGGCCCTCGACCGTCGCCGCGATCATCCTCGAGACGATTCCGGGGACGGCGGGGATCATGCTGCCGCCGCCCGGCTATCTGGCCGGCGTGCGCGAGATCTGCGACAAGTACGGGATCGTCTTCATCCTGGACGAGGTCATGGCGGGGTTCGGGCGGGCCGGTGAGTGGTTCGCGGCGGATCTGTACGACGTCACCCCCGACCTGCTGACCTTCGCGAAGGGCGTGAACTCCGGGTATGTGCCGCTGGGCGGTGTGGCCATCTCGGGCGCCGTCGCGGAATCGTTCGCGAAGCGGCCCTACCCGGGCGGTCTGACGTACTCGGGCCATCCGCTGGCCTGCGCGGCCGCCGTCGCGACGATCAACGTCATGGCCGAGGAGGGCGTCGTCGAGAACGCCGCACGACTGGGCGCGGACGTGGTCGGGCCGGGGCTGCGTGAGCTGGCCGAGCGGCACCCTTGCGTCGGTGAGGTGCGGGGCGTCGGCATGTTCTGGGCGGTCGAGCTGGTGAGGAACCGGGAGACCCGTGAGCCGCTGGTGCCGTACAACGCGGCGGGCGATGCGAACGCTCCCATGGCGGCGTTCGGCTCCGCCGCGAAGGCGGGGGGCGTCTGGCCGTTCATCAACATGAACCGCACCCATGTAGTACCGCCGTGCAACGCGACCGAGGCCGAGCTGAAGGAGGGCCTGGCCGTGCTGGACGCCGCGCTGGCCGTGGCGGACGAGTACACGGCACCGTAG
- a CDS encoding tetratricopeptide repeat protein, protein MDDDVQPMQVRNQICDGYYGDVVMAGSIRGDVHFHQGTRDDSSDLRNPVIVRVRRGPGSTLADLVVDADPPRPMAPSGTLYIVTLQARPTTRAVILRAARVVVESRRPPRPACLQPRIGRAIVPRYFKTELDADPPRLHAQGADFPFSISATDVEEFHFEAVVRNDEVRWRIELDWECAEYEGTVVIDDNGKPFEAYPVAALYSEDRTPSPLNSGCGWAGHEPDCPALRFEAQPVPAIEPPAQPAPSDDLYRAVLDLDAGMRVTDPDDPASWDDYRALATQVRMLLGRPDFTGHESERIRDLLVRVVRYFYLSGQHQVGATVARPAHRRWAADLGEDHRDTLAMANRLAGCVFGSGKHQEARALWEDTLPRLGRTLGESHADTRNVAGNLAASLQSLGEYERARELMRDTLGLNRQSLGDDHPVTLRAAGNLAISHFRAREFEEARALQEDSVARYRRTLGEDHPETLQETANLAFTLDELGETQAAKALDEDVWQRRRRVLGENHPQTLASKARCRR, encoded by the coding sequence ATGGACGACGACGTCCAGCCCATGCAAGTACGCAACCAGATCTGTGACGGGTACTACGGCGATGTCGTCATGGCGGGCAGCATCCGCGGTGACGTGCACTTCCACCAGGGCACGCGCGACGACTCGAGCGATCTCCGGAACCCGGTCATCGTGCGGGTGCGGCGGGGGCCCGGTTCGACCTTGGCGGACCTGGTGGTGGACGCCGACCCGCCACGGCCCATGGCACCCAGCGGCACGCTCTACATCGTCACGCTCCAGGCCCGGCCCACGACACGGGCGGTGATCCTGCGCGCCGCCAGGGTCGTCGTGGAGTCCCGCCGGCCTCCCCGGCCGGCCTGTCTCCAGCCCCGGATCGGCCGCGCGATCGTGCCCCGGTACTTCAAGACCGAGCTGGACGCCGACCCGCCACGACTGCACGCGCAGGGGGCGGACTTCCCGTTCTCCATCAGCGCCACGGACGTGGAGGAGTTCCACTTCGAGGCCGTCGTGCGCAACGACGAGGTCCGCTGGCGGATCGAACTCGACTGGGAGTGCGCGGAATACGAGGGAACCGTCGTCATCGACGACAACGGCAAGCCGTTCGAGGCGTATCCCGTGGCCGCGCTCTACTCCGAGGACCGCACTCCGTCCCCGCTCAACTCGGGCTGCGGCTGGGCGGGCCATGAACCCGACTGCCCGGCACTCCGCTTCGAAGCGCAACCGGTCCCGGCGATCGAGCCGCCTGCGCAGCCGGCCCCTTCCGACGACCTCTACCGTGCGGTGCTGGACCTGGACGCCGGCATGCGGGTGACCGATCCGGACGACCCGGCCTCCTGGGACGACTACCGCGCGCTCGCCACCCAGGTGCGGATGCTTCTCGGCCGACCGGACTTCACCGGCCACGAGTCCGAGCGGATCCGTGACCTTCTCGTACGGGTCGTGCGCTACTTCTATCTGTCGGGCCAGCATCAGGTCGGGGCGACCGTCGCGCGCCCGGCCCACCGCCGGTGGGCCGCCGACCTGGGCGAGGACCACCGCGACACCCTGGCCATGGCCAACAGGCTCGCCGGATGCGTCTTCGGCTCAGGGAAGCACCAGGAGGCCCGCGCCCTGTGGGAGGACACCCTCCCCCGGCTCGGCAGGACGCTGGGCGAATCGCACGCCGACACCCGGAACGTCGCCGGCAACCTGGCCGCGAGCCTCCAGTCGCTCGGCGAGTACGAACGGGCACGGGAGCTGATGCGGGACACCCTGGGGTTGAACAGGCAGTCGCTCGGCGACGACCACCCCGTCACCCTGCGCGCGGCCGGCAACCTCGCCATCAGCCATTTCCGGGCCCGGGAGTTCGAGGAGGCGCGGGCACTCCAGGAGGACTCGGTCGCGCGCTACCGGCGCACCCTGGGCGAGGACCATCCCGAGACCCTGCAAGAGACCGCGAACCTCGCCTTCACCCTCGACGAACTGGGCGAGACCCAGGCCGCGAAGGCCCTGGACGAGGACGTCTGGCAGCGCCGCCGACGGGTGCTGGGCGAGAACCACCCGCAGACCCTGGCGTCGAAGGCGCGGTGCCGCCGGTAA
- a CDS encoding type 1 glutamine amidotransferase family protein gives MSGTTATATGTVGTTASIRKPVYLAVYDTLADWEPGHATAQLARAGYEIRTVGPTREPVTTVGGLRIQPDLALDDVRPSDASLLILPGADLWDAGDDLAPFARKAREFLDAGVPVAAICGATAGLAREGLLDDRTHTSAVSFYLAATGYGGGERYAEADAVTDGGLVTAGPTEPVAFAREILRLLHVYDDEAVDAWYRLFHDSDAEAYAVLEKAGAL, from the coding sequence ATGAGCGGCACCACTGCCACTGCCACCGGCACCGTTGGCACCACCGCAAGCATCCGCAAGCCCGTCTACCTCGCCGTCTACGACACCCTCGCCGACTGGGAGCCCGGCCACGCCACCGCACAGCTGGCCCGGGCCGGGTACGAGATCCGCACCGTCGGCCCGACCCGCGAGCCCGTCACCACCGTCGGCGGCCTGCGCATCCAGCCCGACCTGGCCCTGGACGACGTACGACCGTCCGACGCCTCCCTGCTGATCCTCCCGGGGGCCGACCTCTGGGACGCCGGCGACGACCTCGCCCCCTTCGCCCGCAAGGCGCGGGAGTTCCTCGACGCCGGCGTGCCCGTCGCCGCGATCTGCGGGGCCACGGCCGGACTGGCCCGCGAAGGGCTGCTCGACGACCGCACCCACACCAGCGCGGTCTCCTTCTACCTGGCCGCGACCGGCTACGGCGGCGGCGAGCGGTATGCCGAGGCCGACGCCGTCACCGACGGCGGGCTCGTCACCGCCGGTCCCACCGAACCCGTCGCCTTCGCCCGGGAGATCCTGCGGCTCCTGCACGTGTACGACGACGAGGCCGTCGACGCCTGGTACCGCCTGTTCCACGACTCCGACGCCGAGGCGTACGCCGTACTCGAGAAGGCCGGTGCGCTGTGA
- a CDS encoding GbsR/MarR family transcriptional regulator produces the protein MTESAGAGRDAESVSKFVEAFAAQLVEAGMQRMAARVFAALLASDEGVLTSAELSEQLRISPAAVSGAVRYLAQTHMVSREREPGSRRERYRVHGEQWYEALTNREAVLKRWEAALREGVNSLGGDTPAGRRLAETLAFFEFVEGEVAAMMERWRAHREQTFGQG, from the coding sequence ATGACGGAATCAGCCGGAGCCGGCCGGGACGCGGAGTCCGTGTCGAAATTCGTGGAGGCCTTCGCGGCGCAGCTCGTCGAGGCCGGGATGCAGCGCATGGCCGCCCGCGTCTTCGCCGCGCTGCTCGCCTCCGACGAAGGTGTGCTGACCTCCGCCGAACTGAGCGAACAGCTCCGGATCAGCCCCGCGGCGGTCTCCGGAGCGGTGCGCTACCTGGCCCAGACGCACATGGTGTCGCGCGAGCGGGAGCCCGGTTCGCGCCGGGAGCGCTACCGGGTGCACGGCGAGCAGTGGTACGAGGCCCTGACCAACCGCGAAGCCGTCCTCAAGCGGTGGGAGGCGGCTCTGCGCGAGGGCGTCAACAGCCTCGGCGGGGACACCCCGGCAGGGCGCCGCCTGGCCGAGACCCTCGCCTTCTTCGAGTTCGTCGAGGGTGAGGTCGCGGCCATGATGGAGCGGTGGCGGGCGCACCGGGAGCAGACGTTCGGGCAGGGCTGA
- a CDS encoding MarR family winged helix-turn-helix transcriptional regulator, which translates to MSQERQALLSRSALGVFRLNGQFLAVAEELAKPAGLTAAWWQMLGAVLGEPLPVSGIARAMGITRQSVQRIADLLVDKGLAEYRPNPAHRRAKLLAPTREGLAAISRIDPGHAAFADRLAEAYGEAELAEAVRVLERMSKVLDGIAAPVTEP; encoded by the coding sequence GTGAGCCAGGAGCGACAGGCTCTGCTCAGCCGCAGCGCGCTCGGTGTCTTCCGGCTCAACGGCCAGTTCCTCGCGGTCGCCGAGGAGTTGGCCAAGCCCGCCGGGCTCACGGCGGCCTGGTGGCAGATGCTCGGGGCAGTCCTCGGCGAACCCCTCCCCGTCTCCGGCATCGCCCGCGCCATGGGCATCACCCGGCAGAGCGTGCAGCGCATCGCCGACCTGCTGGTGGACAAGGGCCTCGCCGAGTACCGGCCCAACCCGGCCCACCGCCGCGCCAAGCTCCTCGCCCCCACGCGGGAGGGCCTGGCGGCGATCTCCCGCATCGACCCCGGCCACGCGGCCTTCGCGGACCGGCTGGCGGAGGCCTACGGGGAGGCGGAACTCGCCGAGGCCGTACGCGTCCTGGAACGGATGTCGAAGGTGCTCGACGGGATCGCCGCACCTGTTACGGAACCGTAG